In Rhinoraja longicauda isolate Sanriku21f chromosome 39, sRhiLon1.1, whole genome shotgun sequence, one DNA window encodes the following:
- the LOC144611131 gene encoding NACHT, LRR and PYD domains-containing protein 3-like isoform X3 has protein sequence MNLEVVAWEVRFWTLEPMEVEKSLRSKVHQTRSRRVSAKQQSTRIWKRLSTPWLKLQTRLASPGPPHQARTQKVSELVEKGNRADSSKLFLSLVMEKGSGSRRVMWESFVKMRDELHKLDKILKEIQELGPDPYEYMNIAQNLCVLSSQLMDVQQKHKETLRAETETLSVNTILVKKGKVEVFQLVDRYAELTVISTVRDRRLVEHELLARGRDHEEWRENSLRRELEKIRIDQLFQSSFSRRKSKLGRSAVVAGVPGIGKTTMVQKIVYDWATGKIYQHFQFIFAFKFRDLNSINCRINLSEMILDRYPYFGNILGEVLKNPEGLLFIFDSLDEFNCRIDVADGGRDIESQHKCPDYEFRCEVSDIVSSLIQHQLLPGCSVLVTTRPTVLHSMEKAEISVWAEILGFVGEERKEYFTRFFDDQAVAAAVFKHVEENEILSTMSYNPSYCSILCMALGPFFVQRHQDRQRVPKTITQLYSYYICNILKNHGREIECPREVLLRLGQMAFAGVAEKKIVFTDGDLIKYNLHSSQFLSGFLVEFLEREDCARSVVYTFPHLTIQEFVAALAQFLTPDPGNILKFLTEAHSATDGRFEVFLRFVAGLSSPLAARLLEEFLGPFPHQTTCQVIDWVNEEVKRQAGNTFSDAGKRSLLNTLHYLFESQNRALAQKALGSVEMFSFRRLRLTPIDCAIVSHVIGLSDTIKHLDLWSCYIQCEGLQRLGPGLHKCRELGLESNNLGDSGVKRISVALRNPTCQIQKLGLSYNGLSESGAEELVSALSANHSLTDLNLSGNKLGDSGVKILSAALRHPDCKIQILRLDDVGVTHSGVEDLVFVLGTNPTLTALYLCSNNLGDSRVKLACEALRNPDSKMRRLGLWDVGFTDSDVKDLVSSPVRNHSLIELNLGKNALTDCSLPALRRLILSLPSLERMELGLNLFSSDGQNQVKSLQQTRPGLTINCEKLNV, from the exons AGCACCAGAATTTGGAAACGCCTATCAACACCATGGCTGAAGTTGCAAACAAGACTGGCATCCCCGGGACCTCCACATCAAGCGAGGACACAG AAAGTCTCTGAGCTGGTGGAGAAGGGAAACCGGGCAGACAGCTCCAAGCTCTTCCTCAGTCTGGTGATGGAAAAAGGCTCGGGGTCCCGGAGGGTGATGTGGGAATCCTTTGTAAAAATGCGCGACGAATTACATAAACTGGACAAAATATTGAAAGAAATCCAGGAGCTTG GTCCTGATCCATACGAATACATGAACATCGCACAAAATTTGTGTGTTTTATCGTCACAACTGATGG ATGTTCAACAGAAGCACAAGGAGACCCTGCGAGCAGAGACTGAAACACTGAGCGTAAACACTATCCTGGTGAAGAAGGGGAAGGTTGAGGTTTTCCAGCTGGTTGATCGATACGCTGAGCTCACGGTCATCTCCACTGTTCGAGATCGGAGACTGGTGGAACATGAGTTGCTGGCACGAGGCCGGGACCACGAGGAGTGGAGAGAGAATTCTCTCCGGAGAGAGCTGGAAAAAATCCGGATTGACCAATTGTTTCAGAGTAGCTTTTCCCGGAGGAAATCCAAATTGGGAAGATCGGCCGTGGTGGCCGGAGTCCCGGGGATTGGAAAAACGACAATGGTACAAAAGATCGTTTATGACTGGGCCACGGGGAAAATATACCAACACTTCCAGTTTATCTTCGCGTTTAAGTTCCGGgatttaaactccattaactGCAGAATAAACCTGAGTGAAATGATTCTGGATCGGTATCCCTACTTTGGGAATATCCTGGGAGAGGTCTTGAAGAATCCAGAGGGATTGCTGTTTATATTTGATAGTTTGGATGAATTCAATTGCAGAATCGATGTTGCTGACGGTGGGAGAGACATAGAATCTCAGCACAAGTGCCCAGATTACGAATTCCGGTGTGAAGTATCTGACATTGTGTCCAGTCTAATCCAGCACCAGCTTCTCCCAGGGTGTTCAGTGCTGGTCACCACCCGCCCCACTGTATTACATTCGATGGAAAAGGCGGAGATCAGCGTCTGGGCCGAAATCCTGGGATTTGTCGGTGAGGAACGGAAGGAATATTTCACCCGTTTTTTTGACGATCAAGCGGTAGCAGCAGCGGTTTTCAAACACGTGGAGGAGAACGAGATTCTGTCCACCATGAGCTACAACCCCTCCTACTGCTCGATCCTCTGCATGGCACTGGGCCCCTTCTTTGTGCAAAGACACCAGGACCGGCAGCGAGTCCCCAAGACCATCACCCAACTGTACTCCTACTACATTTGCAACATCTTGAAAAACCACGGCCGTGAGATTGAGTGTCCCCGTGAGGTCTTACTGAGGCTTGGCCAGATGGCATTCGCGGGAGTGGCCGAGAAGAAGATTGTGTTCACGGATGGAGATTTGATCAAGTACAACCTGCATTCTTCCCAGTTCCTATCCGGGTTCCTGGTGGAATTTCTGGAGCGAGAGGATTGTGCCCGGAGTGTGGTGTATACCTTCCCGCACCTCACCATCCAAGAGTTTGTAGCCGCACTGGCACAATTCCTGACTCCAGATCCTGGGAATATCCTGAAATTCCTCACTGAAGCCCACAGCGCGACAGACGGACGATTTGAGGTATTTCTCCGTTTTGTCGCTGGTCTCTCCTCCCCATTGGCAGCGCGGCTGCTGGAGGAGTTTCTGGGTCCATTTCCTCATCAGACAACCTGCCAGgtgattgactgggtgaatgaggAGGTTAAACGTCAGGCTGGAAACACATTCAGCGACGCTGGTAAAAGGAGCCTCCTGAACACGCTGCACTACCTGTTTGAGTCCCAGAATCGTGCACTGGCTCAGAAAGCTCTGGGATCGGTGGAAATGTTTTCATTCCGTCGATTGCGTCTGACCCCGATTGACTGCGCCATCGTGTCTCATGTCATTGGACTCTCTGATACGATCAAACACCTTGATCTCTGGAGCTGCTACATTCAGTGCGAAGGACTCCAGCGGCTCGGACCGGGGCTGCACAAGTGTCGAGAATTGGG TCTGGAAAGTAACAACCTGGGTGATTCCGGAGTGAAACGGATCTCTGTGGCTCTGAGGAACCCGACCTGTCAAATACAGAAACTAGG gCTGAGTTACAACGGTCTCTCGGAGTCTGGTGCCGAGGAACTTGTCTCTGCCCTGAGTGCGAACCACTCACTGACAGATCTCAACCTGAGTGGTAATAAACTGGGAGATTCTGGAGTGAAAATACTATCCGCAGCTCTGAGACACCCGGACTGTAAGATACAGATACTGCG GCTGGATGATGTCGGTGTCACACATTCTGGTGTCGAGGATCTCGTCTTCGTTCTCGGTACAAACCCCACGCTGACGGCCCTGTACCTGTGCAGCAATAACTTGGGGGATTCCAGAGTGAAACTGGCATGTGAGGCCCTGAGAAACCCAGACAGTAAAATGCGAAGACTGGG GCTGTGGGATGTCGGTTTCACAGATTCTGATGTCAAAGATCTCGTCTCGTCACCCGTGAGAAACCACTCGCTGATAGAGCTGAACCTGGGGAAAAATGCCTTGACGGACtgctctctccccgctctccgtCGCCTCATACTGTCACTCCCGAGTCTGGAGAGGATGGA GCTTGGGTTGAATCTGTTCAGTTCAGACGGACAGAATCAGGTGAAGTCTCTCCAGCAAACCAGGCCCGGACTGACTATAAACTGTGAAAAACTCAATGTATAA